The Methanobrevibacter thaueri genome contains a region encoding:
- a CDS encoding zinc ribbon domain-containing protein, which yields MKTCDVCGTRNFKENNYCTHCGNKLIMEHICPVCGEINIDAATHCVKCNNQLNPISIDDFDILFNDFNQNLLANANVDDSEYLELLSNIFVRADYIDIWGETTKNKILNLASIFTECKPKSRGYERGFIFLGTCIFYEDRLADSVQIATIIHELAHYFLFNIIESLLCDILKVKPSSVIQSFVWYFLMFPEFKIMSEYCAHTVEGRFIPYGYQNYGSFNSLVENCGFDEESLQTMIKLGNSFANEIIVYLEKYIDDDLRNEIKLQYRKDLTPPTNESILSETDDCFSITLKNKLLISMLGDVLKEVSNDKGARKELESIKDGIELS from the coding sequence ATGAAGACATGCGATGTTTGTGGAACAAGGAATTTCAAGGAAAACAATTACTGTACACATTGCGGCAACAAGTTAATCATGGAGCACATATGTCCTGTCTGCGGTGAGATCAACATTGATGCCGCCACACATTGCGTCAAGTGCAACAACCAGTTGAATCCAATAAGCATTGATGATTTTGATATACTCTTCAATGACTTCAATCAGAACCTGTTGGCAAATGCAAATGTTGATGATTCAGAATACCTTGAATTGCTGTCAAATATCTTTGTCCGTGCCGATTACATCGACATTTGGGGTGAAACAACCAAAAATAAGATACTGAACCTTGCAAGCATATTCACGGAATGCAAACCTAAATCCAGAGGCTATGAGAGAGGGTTCATATTCCTTGGAACCTGCATCTTTTATGAGGACAGGTTGGCGGATTCAGTTCAGATAGCCACAATCATACATGAATTGGCCCATTACTTTTTGTTTAATATAATCGAGAGTTTATTATGCGATATCCTAAAGGTCAAGCCTTCATCAGTCATTCAAAGTTTTGTGTGGTATTTCCTAATGTTTCCGGAGTTTAAGATCATGAGCGAATACTGTGCCCACACCGTTGAGGGAAGATTCATTCCATACGGCTATCAGAATTACGGATCGTTCAACAGCCTGGTTGAAAATTGCGGTTTTGATGAGGAATCACTTCAAACTATGATTAAGTTGGGAAATTCATTTGCAAATGAGATAATCGTCTATCTGGAAAAGTATATTGACGATGATTTGAGAAACGAGATAAAGCTGCAATATCGCAAGGACTTGACTCCTCCAACAAACGAATCAATATTATCTGAAACTGATGATTGCTTCAGCATAACTCTAAAAAATAAGCTTTTAATTTCAATGTTGGGTGATGTTTTAAAAGAAGTTTCAAATGATAAAGGTGCCCGAAAAGAATTAGAAAGTATTAAAGATGGAATAGAATTAAGTTAG
- the rnp3 gene encoding ribonuclease P protein component 3 produces MFFDLNVKGDSLGNNVKIAIQASDYGWEHINFSYNQNDFKNALTLRDELNDSLDGIIDFDFTLEIKSTNVNEIRKHVNNFRSRASCISVIGGDLKVNRAVLENIKIDVLSRPYLNRFDSGINQVLAKEAVRNNVAIELCFKDVLRTYLSPRAKVISNFRDIFALYRKFDFPLILSSRAESVFDIRTTHDFCEVFKQVGLDEDDIARSFDTAGAILEYNGDRENLIFNGVRRVDDEA; encoded by the coding sequence ATGTTTTTTGATTTGAATGTTAAAGGGGATAGCTTAGGAAACAATGTCAAAATAGCTATTCAGGCTTCCGATTATGGATGGGAGCATATTAATTTTTCATATAATCAAAATGATTTTAAAAATGCGTTGACATTGAGGGATGAGCTGAATGACTCCCTTGACGGAATAATTGATTTTGATTTCACTTTGGAGATTAAATCAACCAACGTCAACGAGATTAGAAAGCATGTCAATAATTTTAGAAGTAGGGCATCATGCATAAGCGTCATAGGCGGGGATTTGAAGGTCAACCGTGCCGTTTTGGAAAACATCAAGATCGATGTGCTTTCAAGGCCTTATCTCAATAGGTTTGATTCAGGCATCAATCAGGTTCTTGCCAAGGAGGCCGTAAGAAACAATGTGGCCATAGAATTGTGTTTCAAGGATGTCCTGAGGACCTATCTCTCTCCAAGGGCCAAGGTGATTTCCAATTTCCGTGATATTTTCGCATTATATAGGAAATTTGATTTTCCGTTAATATTATCCTCAAGGGCCGAAAGCGTCTTTGACATCAGGACAACCCATGATTTCTGTGAAGTATTCAAGCAAGTGGGTCTGGATGAAGACGATATCGCCAGGTCATTCGACACCGCAGGAGCAATTCTTGAATATAATGGGGATCGTGAGAATCTTATTTTTAATGGTGTCAGGAGGGTTGATGATGAAGCTTAA
- a CDS encoding zinc ribbon domain-containing protein, which yields MKCSKCGFENKDKAKFCTKCGNPLAVESPQQNVASSNNSKYIIIALIAIIIVLAGVFGYFAMSNGQDSVQSNDASQENASQQAESADDSAKTTTTSSKQTSEVADEKSWESIGSYSGSGSGSQTISVPEGKIMVKLSAYPIKNYATNHLYVTGSNGQSGGVDWGSKSAVETRSDSFTYTSSSEETFVIDYYETVNWEVEFFRYQ from the coding sequence ATGAAATGCAGTAAATGTGGTTTTGAAAATAAGGACAAGGCAAAATTCTGCACAAAGTGTGGAAACCCATTAGCCGTAGAAAGTCCCCAGCAGAATGTTGCAAGTTCCAATAACTCAAAATATATCATAATTGCTTTAATTGCAATTATTATTGTTTTGGCTGGTGTTTTTGGATATTTTGCAATGAGCAATGGTCAGGATTCTGTTCAAAGCAATGACGCTTCACAGGAAAATGCCTCACAGCAAGCCGAATCAGCAGATGATTCTGCAAAAACTACAACAACATCCTCAAAACAGACTTCAGAAGTTGCAGACGAGAAATCGTGGGAGTCCATTGGTAGTTATTCAGGTTCAGGTTCCGGTTCTCAAACCATTAGCGTTCCTGAAGGTAAGATAATGGTTAAACTATCCGCATACCCTATCAAGAATTATGCAACAAACCACTTGTACGTGACCGGTTCAAACGGTCAGTCCGGTGGAGTGGATTGGGGTTCAAAAAGCGCTGTTGAGACAAGATCCGACTCATTCACATACACTTCCAGTTCTGAAGAGACATTCGTAATAGATTATTATGAAACCGTCAACTGGGAAGTAGAATTCTTTAGATATCAATAG
- a CDS encoding winged helix-turn-helix domain-containing protein, whose product MVDRSDELLKLTSYVQISKYREKTLKSIGDEVKIPTNIAKDSGIRTNHISKVLSELKSKEIVECINEEARKGRLYRLTDTGKDVLETIKEKENKE is encoded by the coding sequence ATGGTCGACAGAAGTGATGAGCTTTTGAAATTAACTTCCTATGTTCAAATATCAAAATATAGAGAAAAGACATTGAAATCCATTGGGGACGAAGTTAAGATACCAACTAACATCGCAAAAGACAGTGGAATTAGAACAAATCATATTTCAAAAGTTCTAAGCGAATTGAAAAGTAAAGAAATAGTTGAATGTATAAACGAAGAAGCTCGTAAAGGAAGATTATACAGATTAACCGATACTGGTAAAGATGTATTGGAAACTATTAAAGAAAAAGAAAACAAAGAATAG
- a CDS encoding ribosome assembly factor SBDS, which yields MVNVDEAIIAKYEYMGEHFEILVDPDLAADYRNPDGPDVAIEDLLAVEEIFKDSKKGDKASEEAMNKIFETTDPIEVSKIILEKGTVQLTADQKRKMQEDKRKLVINKISREAINPQNGLPHPVQRIENACEEAKVKFDPFTSVDQQVQTALKAIKPLIPIRFEKVKVAVRLPGSAAGSAYNVIHGFGEIINEEWQQDGSWIAVIEMPGGLQNNFAAKMAEISSGEAETRTI from the coding sequence ATGGTAAATGTTGATGAAGCTATTATTGCTAAATACGAATACATGGGTGAACACTTTGAAATATTGGTTGACCCTGATTTAGCGGCAGATTATCGTAATCCTGATGGCCCAGATGTTGCCATCGAGGATCTTTTAGCTGTTGAAGAAATTTTCAAAGACTCCAAAAAAGGAGACAAGGCTTCCGAAGAAGCCATGAACAAGATTTTTGAAACTACCGATCCTATCGAAGTTTCTAAAATAATCCTTGAAAAGGGTACTGTTCAATTGACTGCCGACCAGAAAAGGAAGATGCAGGAGGATAAAAGAAAACTGGTTATCAATAAGATATCCAGGGAAGCGATAAATCCTCAAAACGGACTACCTCACCCTGTCCAAAGAATTGAAAACGCATGTGAGGAGGCAAAAGTCAAGTTTGACCCATTCACTTCAGTTGACCAACAGGTCCAGACAGCCCTAAAGGCAATCAAGCCATTGATTCCAATCAGGTTTGAAAAGGTGAAAGTCGCTGTCAGGCTCCCTGGCTCTGCAGCTGGAAGTGCATATAATGTCATTCATGGTTTTGGAGAAATCATAAATGAAGAATGGCAACAGGACGGGTCATGGATTGCAGTCATTGAAATGCCTGGTGGTCTTCAGAACAATTTCGCCGCAAAAATGGCTGAAATTTCAAGTGGAGAAGCGGAAACTAGAACTATTTAG
- the psmA gene encoding archaeal proteasome endopeptidase complex subunit alpha encodes MQPLQSAGYDRAITVFSPDGRLFQVEYAREAVKRGTTSIGVKSSEGIVLAVDKRTTSKLVEASSIEKIFKIDEHIGAATSGLVADARALVERARVEAQINKITYSEPIRVTSLSKKLCDMLQLYTQNGGVRPFGSALIIGGVYNGKCKLFETDPSGALIEYKATAIGSGRNAAMDIFEEKYQDDMTLDEAIELALTAINEATDHETTSNNVEIAVIKIEDEKYVKLPQDKVQEYIDAVLAEKEEEEAEEVEESEDDSEESEE; translated from the coding sequence ATGCAACCTTTACAAAGTGCAGGATATGACAGGGCTATTACTGTCTTTAGCCCAGATGGAAGACTTTTCCAAGTAGAATATGCAAGAGAAGCTGTTAAAAGAGGAACTACATCAATCGGTGTAAAAAGTTCAGAAGGAATTGTTTTAGCTGTAGACAAAAGAACAACTTCAAAATTGGTTGAAGCATCATCTATCGAAAAGATATTCAAAATAGATGAACATATCGGTGCGGCTACTTCTGGTCTTGTAGCAGATGCAAGGGCATTAGTAGAAAGAGCAAGAGTTGAAGCACAGATTAATAAAATCACTTACAGCGAACCAATCCGCGTAACCAGCTTGTCTAAAAAATTATGTGACATGTTACAGTTATACACCCAAAATGGTGGAGTAAGGCCATTCGGTTCTGCTTTAATCATTGGTGGAGTATACAACGGAAAATGCAAACTATTCGAAACCGACCCAAGTGGAGCCCTAATCGAATACAAGGCAACCGCAATCGGTTCTGGAAGAAACGCTGCAATGGATATTTTCGAAGAAAAATACCAGGATGACATGACATTGGATGAAGCAATTGAATTGGCTTTGACCGCAATCAATGAAGCAACTGACCATGAAACCACATCCAACAACGTTGAAATTGCAGTTATTAAAATTGAAGACGAAAAATACGTAAAACTTCCTCAAGACAAAGTACAGGAATACATTGATGCAGTACTTGCAGAAAAAGAAGAGGAAGAAGCAGAAGAAGTTGAAGAATCCGAAGATGATTCTGAAGAAAGCGAAGAATAA
- the rrp41 gene encoding exosome complex exonuclease Rrp41 produces MSDLIRDDGRKFDELRPIKIEAGVLERADGSAYLEVGGNKILVAVYGPRESYIRRLLEPNTGVIRCRYNMAPFSVDDRKRPGPDRRSSEISKITADALRPALMLENYPRSMIDIYIEVIEAEGGTRCAGITAASVALVDAGVPMKDIVVGCAAGKVYDEIVLDLSEKEDKEGQADVPIAMMPRTGEITLLQSDGNLTEEEFAKAIDLAMEGCRKVNELQKEALMKKYAIE; encoded by the coding sequence ATGTCAGATTTAATAAGAGATGATGGTAGGAAATTTGATGAATTACGTCCTATTAAGATTGAAGCAGGTGTTCTTGAACGAGCAGACGGTTCAGCTTACTTGGAAGTTGGTGGAAATAAAATCCTAGTAGCTGTTTACGGTCCTAGAGAATCCTATATTAGAAGATTGCTTGAGCCAAACACTGGTGTAATCAGATGCAGATACAATATGGCTCCATTTTCAGTAGATGACAGGAAAAGACCAGGTCCTGACAGAAGATCTTCTGAAATTTCAAAAATTACTGCTGATGCTTTAAGACCAGCATTAATGTTGGAAAATTATCCTCGTTCAATGATTGATATTTATATAGAAGTAATAGAAGCTGAAGGGGGAACCCGTTGTGCAGGAATCACCGCCGCTTCTGTTGCATTAGTCGATGCAGGTGTGCCTATGAAAGATATTGTTGTAGGTTGCGCTGCAGGTAAAGTTTATGATGAAATCGTCCTTGATTTATCTGAAAAAGAAGATAAAGAAGGTCAAGCTGATGTTCCAATAGCTATGATGCCAAGAACCGGTGAAATCACATTATTACAAAGTGACGGTAACTTAACCGAAGAAGAGTTTGCAAAAGCAATTGACTTAGCTATGGAAGGATGTCGTAAAGTAAACGAACTCCAAAAAGAAGCTTTAATGAAAAAATATGCTATAGAATAA
- the rrp4 gene encoding exosome complex RNA-binding protein Rrp4: MIYVENKDLVIPGQILADDEYYSGRGTFKENGKVCSSLMGRVSLRNKKLRVIPLKSKYVPKKGDVVIGKINDVRFSMWEVDINSPYSGILPAFEVFGREKKELNKVYDVGDVLFLRVVDVDEIKKAKLGLKGRGMGKFKGGIIVDIAPTKVPRLIGKKGSMINMIKDKTNCKIVVGQNGLVWVKGDEDMEQLTREVIKLIEEEAHTSGLTNKIKNKLYLAIDGELPPEEVEESEESEEEEFVLEKPKLQNFKEELEQEEREEEEAKKEMNDKPDIGEVIEEFKRKNKSKDNSLSLSDNSNNSFILNNK, encoded by the coding sequence ATGATATACGTGGAAAATAAAGATTTAGTTATTCCAGGTCAAATATTGGCCGATGACGAATACTATTCAGGAAGAGGTACCTTCAAAGAAAATGGTAAAGTCTGCTCTTCTTTAATGGGACGCGTTTCTTTAAGGAATAAGAAACTTAGAGTTATTCCTTTAAAAAGCAAATACGTGCCTAAAAAAGGAGATGTTGTTATAGGTAAAATCAACGATGTCAGATTCTCCATGTGGGAAGTGGACATTAACTCACCTTACTCAGGAATTTTACCTGCTTTTGAAGTGTTTGGTCGTGAGAAAAAAGAGCTCAACAAAGTTTATGATGTTGGGGATGTGCTATTTTTAAGAGTCGTCGACGTTGATGAAATCAAGAAGGCGAAACTCGGTTTAAAAGGTAGAGGAATGGGTAAATTCAAAGGAGGAATCATTGTAGATATTGCTCCAACTAAAGTTCCTAGATTAATCGGTAAAAAAGGTTCTATGATCAACATGATTAAGGATAAGACCAATTGTAAAATTGTCGTTGGTCAAAACGGTCTCGTTTGGGTAAAAGGAGACGAAGACATGGAACAGCTTACCCGTGAAGTTATTAAATTAATTGAGGAAGAGGCTCATACTTCTGGTTTAACAAACAAAATCAAAAACAAATTATACCTAGCAATTGACGGTGAATTGCCACCTGAAGAAGTAGAGGAATCTGAAGAAAGCGAAGAGGAAGAATTTGTTTTAGAAAAACCAAAACTCCAAAACTTCAAAGAAGAATTGGAACAAGAAGAAAGAGAAGAAGAGGAAGCAAAAAAAGAAATGAATGACAAACCAGATATTGGTGAAGTTATAGAAGAATTCAAAAGGAAAAACAAAAGCAAAGATAATTCCTTATCTTTAAGTGATAACTCTAATAATTCTTTTATATTAAATAATAAATGA
- a CDS encoding zinc ribbon domain-containing protein — MRSGNYCKVCGHRILPNEPYCTGCGAKTGFDASDIDCVLTPPIHNIGFFNFQIDFSPYIITKNDFKYEICSCGYLNDKNNEFCYMCGAKRSESKLAKILKRKSKPKFSVDNVLCECGAVNSKENVYCEMCGKQLKEDTINSNDNYSNFNLQFKNSIFCFCGEENEKFAQFCRNCGLPLSNYGALNDMAILCTCSTLNEVTSDYCIGCGNNLKREDRKIVCVCGHRNSPNLRFCENCERPLNPQRNIKTRIVCSCGEILDWDSDFCPNCGKNVKLTITRRNSVDSAVKSLKNMFRQGLK, encoded by the coding sequence ATGCGTTCAGGGAATTATTGTAAAGTTTGCGGGCACAGAATATTGCCCAATGAACCGTACTGCACTGGATGTGGGGCTAAAACAGGTTTCGATGCGAGCGATATCGATTGTGTTTTAACACCACCAATCCACAATATCGGTTTTTTTAATTTTCAAATTGATTTTTCACCATATATCATCACAAAAAACGATTTCAAATATGAAATTTGCTCTTGCGGGTATCTAAATGACAAAAACAATGAATTCTGTTACATGTGCGGTGCCAAAAGGTCCGAAAGCAAGTTGGCAAAGATTCTAAAGAGAAAATCAAAGCCGAAATTCTCTGTTGACAATGTGTTGTGCGAATGCGGTGCCGTCAATTCAAAGGAGAACGTCTACTGTGAAATGTGCGGCAAGCAGCTGAAGGAAGATACGATCAATTCAAATGACAATTACAGCAATTTCAACCTGCAGTTTAAAAACTCAATTTTCTGCTTTTGCGGTGAGGAAAATGAAAAGTTCGCACAGTTCTGCCGTAACTGCGGATTGCCGTTAAGCAATTATGGTGCTTTAAACGACATGGCGATATTATGCACATGCTCAACCCTTAATGAAGTCACATCAGACTACTGCATAGGATGCGGCAACAATCTTAAAAGAGAGGACAGGAAGATAGTTTGCGTATGCGGCCACAGGAATTCCCCAAACTTAAGGTTCTGTGAGAATTGCGAAAGGCCATTGAATCCTCAAAGGAACATCAAAACAAGGATAGTCTGTTCCTGTGGAGAGATTCTTGATTGGGATAGTGATTTTTGTCCAAATTGCGGGAAAAATGTTAAATTAACAATAACTCGTAGAAATTCAGTTGATTCGGCTGTCAAAAGTCTTAAGAATATGTTCAGGCAGGGATTGAAATGA
- a CDS encoding Rpp14/Pop5 family protein: protein MKLKVLPPTLRKNNRYLTLDIKIASEIGKDDLVNIIWDACIRFKGECGTSNYNLWVMKFYEMDQTEEYHHYKAIVRCQRDFVGEVRSSIALATKYNSNDLAISTIGLSGTIKGSQKYI, encoded by the coding sequence ATGAAGCTTAAGGTCTTGCCGCCTACATTAAGGAAGAACAATCGTTATCTGACTTTGGACATCAAGATTGCCTCTGAAATCGGTAAGGACGATTTGGTCAACATCATATGGGATGCATGCATCCGCTTTAAGGGGGAGTGCGGCACATCCAATTATAACCTGTGGGTTATGAAATTCTATGAGATGGACCAGACAGAGGAATATCACCATTACAAGGCCATTGTAAGATGCCAGAGGGATTTTGTCGGTGAGGTAAGGTCATCCATTGCCCTTGCAACCAAGTACAATTCCAACGATTTGGCGATTTCAACTATCGGTCTCTCAGGCACCATCAAGGGGTCACAGAAATATATTTAA
- the rrp42 gene encoding exosome complex protein Rrp42 → MEIVPEITKRSIKNLVNNDKREDGRALDEYRDISIETNVISKAEGSARVKLGGTQVIVGIKPQLGSPFPDTPDLGVLMTNCEMLPMADPNFEPGPPSDDSIELARVVDRGIRESELVELDKLCVEEGKHVWMLFIDLHIIDNCGNLFDACELAVMAALKTTKLPVATIEDEEVVLSEEETFDLPINNELALCTFVKIGDKMVIDPTLTEEKVASARLNVGVTKDGHICSMQKGGKEPLTKDDILFAVNMAVTKTKELIEHL, encoded by the coding sequence ATGGAGATAGTACCAGAAATTACAAAAAGAAGTATTAAAAACCTTGTCAACAATGATAAAAGAGAAGATGGCAGGGCACTTGACGAATATAGGGATATTTCTATTGAAACTAATGTTATTTCTAAAGCTGAAGGTTCCGCTCGTGTAAAACTCGGAGGAACTCAAGTTATTGTAGGTATTAAACCACAACTTGGAAGCCCATTCCCAGACACTCCTGACTTAGGAGTTTTAATGACCAATTGTGAAATGTTACCAATGGCTGATCCTAACTTTGAACCAGGACCACCAAGTGATGATTCAATAGAACTCGCACGTGTAGTTGACAGAGGAATTCGTGAAAGCGAATTAGTGGAATTGGACAAGCTATGCGTTGAAGAAGGAAAACACGTTTGGATGTTATTCATCGATTTACACATTATCGATAACTGCGGAAACCTTTTCGATGCATGTGAATTAGCTGTTATGGCTGCTTTGAAAACCACTAAATTGCCTGTTGCAACTATTGAAGATGAAGAAGTTGTCCTTAGTGAAGAAGAAACCTTCGACTTACCGATCAACAATGAATTGGCATTATGTACCTTCGTTAAAATTGGTGACAAGATGGTTATCGACCCAACATTGACTGAAGAGAAAGTTGCTAGCGCTCGCTTAAACGTCGGTGTTACAAAAGACGGTCACATCTGTTCCATGCAAAAAGGTGGAAAAGAACCATTGACTAAAGACGATATTCTTTTCGCTGTCAACATGGCAGTAACAAAAACAAAAGAGTTAATAGAACATCTTTAA